A single genomic interval of Christensenellaceae bacterium 44-20 harbors:
- a CDS encoding HAD-IC family P-type ATPase yields MKKLRTKLKQKPAELAIQADADFGLSEEQVQTQILAGQSNAESSVRSKPYGQIIWDNTMTYFNLLNLILGAVVIALGSYRNALFLLVVICNIVIGIFQEIRAKKAVDKLSLISQPEVRVLRGGREQKIPVSNVVKGDIVLLEQGSQICADCSVISGSCEVDESLLTGEADAIFKKNGDALLSGSFLISGRCKARVEKVGLESYANSIANEAKVISKANSEIIRELNRLIKLISGFILPFGAFLFCKQYFLLHSTLRYSSVSAIAAIIGMIPEGLILLTSMVLTVGVIRLAKKKTLVQDLYCIETLARVDTLCLDKTGTITTGEIRFREVLPLADFPVPTEKIVGELIGALEDHNSTFLALKKQFPGSTCWECSAKIPFSPIRKWSGACFAKEGESYLLGASEILCRHCVQTDFMQQVTELEERGQRVLLLAHTAEPALSETLPDGLQPLALLVLEDVIRPEAEEIFSFFQQEGVELVIISGDSAKTAHAIAKRAGVQNIKGYLDIAELSEEELEEAIPKTSVFGRVAPKQKKQIIASLKKKGHTVGMVGDGVNDVLALKEASCGMALASGSDAAITVSPIVLLDSNLHALYNVVMEGRRVINNLKRSASLFLVKTVLSFLLSVIFLIIPSNYPILPIQFSLIGALFIGTPSFILALQPNQERVTGSFLTDVLVSALPGAFSASLLIALISIFQPAFALTQEQVSTLSMLTLGFCFMFALFQISLPLNWLRAALFTLMSSLFLLAVLFIPEMLYLTAITPKMLLITLGIALLIWPLNALFARTIGKVRQKYKRREMRIG; encoded by the coding sequence ATGAAAAAACTGAGAACAAAATTAAAACAAAAACCCGCAGAGCTGGCCATCCAGGCAGATGCGGACTTCGGTTTGAGTGAAGAGCAGGTGCAGACACAGATTCTGGCCGGCCAGAGCAATGCCGAGAGCAGCGTGCGCTCCAAGCCATATGGGCAGATTATCTGGGATAACACAATGACCTATTTCAATCTGCTCAATCTGATTCTTGGCGCGGTTGTCATCGCGCTGGGCTCTTATCGGAACGCTCTGTTTTTACTCGTGGTCATCTGCAATATTGTGATCGGAATTTTCCAGGAGATTCGGGCAAAAAAAGCTGTAGATAAGCTCTCTCTGATCTCTCAGCCGGAGGTGCGGGTTCTGCGCGGCGGCCGGGAACAGAAGATTCCGGTGAGCAATGTGGTCAAGGGTGATATTGTTCTGCTGGAGCAGGGAAGCCAAATCTGCGCAGACTGTTCCGTGATTTCGGGCAGCTGCGAGGTGGATGAATCCCTGCTCACAGGAGAAGCAGACGCGATTTTTAAGAAAAACGGAGATGCTCTGCTCTCAGGAAGTTTCCTGATCTCCGGGAGATGCAAAGCCCGGGTGGAAAAAGTCGGGCTGGAAAGCTATGCCAATTCCATCGCAAATGAGGCGAAGGTGATCTCCAAAGCAAACTCCGAGATCATCAGGGAGCTGAATCGGCTCATTAAGCTGATCAGCGGGTTTATCCTCCCGTTCGGTGCATTTCTATTCTGCAAACAGTATTTCCTGCTGCATTCTACGCTCCGCTATTCGTCTGTATCCGCCATCGCGGCCATTATCGGCATGATACCCGAGGGGCTTATTTTGCTGACGAGCATGGTGCTGACGGTCGGCGTCATTCGCCTGGCAAAAAAGAAAACGCTGGTCCAGGATCTCTATTGCATCGAGACGCTGGCGCGGGTAGATACGCTTTGCCTGGATAAGACGGGCACAATCACGACGGGAGAGATTCGCTTCCGCGAGGTGCTGCCCTTGGCAGATTTCCCAGTTCCCACAGAAAAAATCGTTGGAGAGCTGATAGGCGCGCTGGAGGATCACAACAGCACCTTTTTAGCTCTGAAAAAACAGTTTCCCGGGAGCACCTGCTGGGAATGCAGTGCAAAGATTCCGTTTTCACCCATCAGGAAATGGAGCGGCGCCTGCTTTGCAAAGGAAGGGGAGAGCTATCTTCTGGGTGCCAGCGAAATTCTCTGCCGGCATTGTGTGCAGACGGATTTTATGCAGCAGGTAACAGAGCTGGAAGAGAGGGGGCAGCGGGTTTTGCTCTTAGCTCATACGGCGGAGCCTGCGCTGTCTGAAACGCTCCCAGACGGCCTGCAGCCTTTGGCGCTGCTCGTTTTGGAGGATGTGATCCGCCCAGAAGCAGAGGAAATTTTCTCTTTTTTCCAGCAGGAAGGTGTCGAGCTGGTCATCATTTCTGGGGATAGCGCAAAAACTGCGCATGCCATCGCAAAGCGCGCAGGAGTGCAAAATATAAAAGGATATTTGGATATTGCAGAGCTTTCGGAAGAAGAGCTGGAGGAGGCAATCCCCAAAACAAGCGTCTTTGGGCGCGTCGCCCCAAAGCAGAAAAAGCAGATCATCGCCAGCCTAAAAAAGAAGGGACACACTGTGGGCATGGTGGGGGATGGCGTCAACGATGTACTGGCCCTCAAGGAGGCCAGCTGCGGCATGGCTCTGGCATCGGGCAGTGATGCGGCAATCACCGTTTCGCCCATCGTCCTTCTGGATTCCAATCTGCATGCGCTCTATAATGTCGTCATGGAAGGCAGGCGCGTCATCAACAATCTAAAGCGCTCGGCCTCGCTTTTTCTGGTTAAAACGGTGCTCTCCTTTCTGCTCTCGGTCATTTTTCTCATCATCCCCAGCAACTATCCGATTTTGCCCATTCAGTTTTCGCTCATCGGCGCACTGTTTATCGGCACACCCTCTTTCATTTTGGCGCTTCAGCCAAACCAGGAGAGGGTAACGGGCAGTTTTCTTACAGATGTTCTGGTATCCGCGCTTCCAGGCGCATTTTCGGCCAGCCTGCTTATCGCACTCATCAGCATTTTCCAGCCGGCTTTTGCATTGACGCAGGAGCAGGTCTCCACTTTGAGCATGCTTACCCTCGGCTTCTGCTTTATGTTTGCGCTTTTCCAGATCTCGCTGCCGCTGAACTGGCTGCGGGCTGCGCTTTTTACACTCATGAGCTCTCTGTTTTTGCTGGCGGTACTTTTTATTCCAGAAATGCTCTACCTTACGGCAATTACGCCCAAAATGCTGCTAATCACCCTGGGAATTGCACTGCTGATCTGGCCGCTCAACGCTTTATTTGCCCGCACGATAGGGAAGGTGCGGCAAAAATACAAGCGGCGGGAAATGAGAATAGGCTGA
- a CDS encoding transketolase: MNASELKQLKVNAAKVRLGIIEGVFAAKSGHPGGSLSAAEIFTYLYFKEMRIDPKDPKNADRDRLVLSKGHCAPGLYSALAQRGYFSPEEMKSLRHIGSFLQGHPDMKGTPGVDMSSGSLGQGISAAVGMALAGKLDQKDYRVYTLLGDGEIEEGQVWEAAMFAAHKKLDNLCVIVDYNGLQIDGPVDEVGGPSPIDKKFEAFGFDVVTINGNDFEEIEKALDHAKTVKGKPCAIVAKTIKGKGVSYMENNVAWHGSAPNKEQYDIAMGELEAALKELEA; the protein is encoded by the coding sequence ATGAACGCTTCGGAATTGAAACAACTCAAAGTGAACGCGGCGAAAGTTCGCCTCGGGATCATCGAAGGCGTCTTTGCGGCGAAATCCGGCCATCCGGGCGGTTCGCTTTCGGCGGCTGAGATCTTCACCTATCTGTATTTTAAGGAAATGCGCATTGATCCAAAGGATCCGAAAAATGCGGATCGGGATCGTCTCGTCCTTTCCAAAGGGCATTGTGCACCGGGCCTTTACAGCGCGCTGGCGCAGCGCGGCTATTTCTCTCCCGAAGAGATGAAGAGCCTGCGGCATATCGGCTCGTTCCTGCAAGGGCACCCGGATATGAAGGGTACGCCCGGCGTAGATATGAGCTCCGGCTCCCTGGGGCAGGGCATCTCGGCGGCTGTCGGCATGGCGCTGGCAGGCAAGCTGGATCAGAAGGATTACCGCGTCTATACGCTGCTGGGCGACGGCGAGATCGAAGAAGGACAGGTTTGGGAAGCTGCGATGTTCGCTGCGCATAAAAAACTGGATAACCTCTGCGTCATCGTCGACTACAACGGCCTGCAGATCGACGGCCCTGTCGACGAAGTTGGCGGTCCTTCGCCCATCGATAAGAAATTTGAGGCATTTGGCTTTGATGTCGTAACCATCAATGGCAACGATTTTGAAGAGATCGAAAAAGCGCTGGATCATGCGAAAACAGTAAAAGGCAAGCCCTGCGCGATCGTCGCAAAAACGATCAAGGGCAAAGGCGTTTCCTATATGGAAAACAACGTCGCTTGGCACGGCTCTGCTCCCAACAAAGAGCAGTATGATATCGCGATGGGCGAGCTCGAAGCGGCCCTGAAGGAACTGGAGGCTTAA
- a CDS encoding transketolase family protein encodes MAEIVKKATRESFGEAVTKLAEKYPEIVVLDADLAAATKTGTFKKAHPDRFFDCGIAESNMIGIAAGLATCGKIPFAASFAMFSAGRAYEQIRNSVGYPKLNVKVVGSHAGISVGEDGATHQCNEDIALMRTIPGMVVLNPADHYEMLAAVEAAVLHKGPVYLRLGRLAAESINNNDDYHFELGKGIQLHDGNDITVVATGLMVGEALKAVKSLEEQGVHARLINIHTIKPIDEEIIIKAAKETGKIITVEEHNVIGGLGEAVCSVLSENCPTPVRRIGVYDRYGYSGPAVDLLKEFGLCAENIEKVIKEELAK; translated from the coding sequence ATGGCGGAAATCGTAAAAAAAGCAACGCGTGAGAGCTTCGGCGAAGCGGTTACAAAGCTCGCGGAAAAATATCCGGAAATTGTTGTGCTGGATGCAGACCTCGCTGCTGCAACCAAAACCGGCACGTTCAAAAAGGCACACCCCGATCGCTTCTTCGACTGCGGCATCGCTGAGAGCAATATGATCGGCATCGCGGCTGGCCTGGCTACCTGCGGAAAAATCCCGTTTGCGGCTTCTTTCGCAATGTTCTCGGCTGGCAGAGCTTATGAGCAGATCAGAAACTCGGTCGGCTATCCCAAGCTGAACGTAAAAGTTGTCGGCTCGCATGCCGGCATCTCCGTCGGCGAAGACGGCGCAACGCATCAGTGCAATGAGGATATTGCCCTCATGCGCACGATCCCCGGAATGGTTGTGCTCAACCCTGCGGATCACTACGAGATGCTGGCAGCTGTGGAAGCGGCTGTTCTGCATAAAGGCCCGGTTTATCTGCGCCTTGGCCGTCTGGCGGCAGAGAGCATCAACAATAACGATGATTATCATTTCGAGCTTGGAAAGGGCATTCAGCTGCATGATGGCAACGATATTACCGTCGTCGCAACGGGCCTGATGGTTGGCGAAGCGCTCAAGGCTGTGAAGAGCCTGGAGGAGCAGGGTGTTCATGCGCGCCTGATCAATATCCACACGATTAAGCCTATCGATGAGGAGATCATCATCAAAGCCGCAAAAGAGACGGGCAAGATCATCACGGTGGAGGAGCACAACGTCATCGGTGGTCTGGGCGAAGCAGTCTGCTCTGTGCTGAGCGAGAATTGCCCGACGCCTGTCAGAAGAATTGGTGTCTATGACAGATACGGCTATTCCGGCCCGGCGGTCGATCTCTTAAAAGAGTTTGGCCTCTGCGCTGAAAATATCGAGAAAGTCATCAAAGAAGAGCTGGCGAAATAA
- a CDS encoding N-acetyltransferase family protein: protein MEIRIEIATPADAAALLDIYAHYVRNTAITFEYEVPSLEEFAQRIGKTLAEYPYLVAKRGEEILGYAYAGAFHPRAAYHWAAELAIYVKNGCQKMGIGKRLYAALEEILKKQGILNLEACIAYPEAEDEYLTKNSVEYHRHLGYRLVGQFHQCGYKFGKWYHMVWMEKIIGEHLEEQPPVRPFPEIKDSLSLN, encoded by the coding sequence ATGGAAATTAGAATTGAAATAGCAACGCCGGCAGATGCAGCAGCGCTGCTGGATATCTATGCGCATTATGTAAGGAACACGGCCATCACCTTTGAATATGAAGTGCCCTCCCTGGAGGAATTTGCCCAAAGAATCGGGAAAACTCTGGCAGAATACCCGTATCTGGTGGCAAAGCGTGGAGAGGAGATCCTCGGTTATGCCTATGCCGGCGCGTTCCATCCGCGTGCGGCCTATCACTGGGCGGCTGAGCTGGCAATCTATGTGAAAAATGGCTGCCAGAAGATGGGAATCGGAAAGCGCCTGTATGCCGCGCTGGAAGAGATATTAAAAAAGCAGGGAATTCTCAATCTCGAGGCCTGCATTGCCTATCCGGAGGCAGAAGACGAGTATTTGACGAAAAACAGCGTGGAATACCATAGGCATCTGGGCTATCGCCTGGTGGGGCAGTTTCATCAGTGCGGCTACAAATTTGGCAAGTGGTATCATATGGTCTGGATGGAGAAGATCATCGGCGAGCATTTGGAAGAGCAGCCGCCGGTTCGGCCTTTTCCTGAAATAAAGGATTCCCTTTCGCTTAATTAA
- a CDS encoding ABC transporter substrate-binding protein: MKKFLSLLLSLALLLSCLLVSCAKEEEMTHITISEVTHSVFYAPQYAAIKLGYFEEEGLDVELINGQGADKVMTAVISGQVEIGLAGPEASIYVYNEGKEDYAQVFAQLTKRDGSFIMAREPDADFSYEKLAGKHILAGRKGGVPCMTLEYVLKQHGISTSDLDFDTSVEFGLMAGAFAGGTGDYTTMFEPTATMMEQEGSAYIVASVGQDSGEIPYTAYFALKSYIDENGETVQKFTNAIAKAQKWLAEAEPREIAETIAEFFPDTDLEVLEQVAARYQEIDAWMGDPFMTEDSFNRLQDVMEGAGELSSRAPYSELVNNSFAEKAMK, encoded by the coding sequence ATGAAAAAATTTCTCTCACTATTACTCTCCCTCGCCCTTTTGCTCAGCTGCCTGCTGGTCAGCTGCGCAAAAGAAGAGGAAATGACGCACATCACCATCAGCGAAGTAACGCATTCTGTCTTCTATGCCCCGCAGTATGCGGCCATCAAACTGGGCTACTTTGAGGAAGAGGGGCTGGACGTTGAGCTGATCAACGGCCAGGGCGCGGATAAGGTTATGACGGCAGTCATCTCCGGGCAGGTAGAAATTGGCCTGGCCGGCCCGGAAGCGAGCATCTACGTCTATAACGAGGGCAAAGAAGATTACGCCCAGGTTTTCGCTCAGCTCACCAAGCGCGACGGTTCTTTCATTATGGCCCGCGAGCCCGATGCGGATTTCTCCTATGAAAAACTGGCAGGCAAACATATCCTTGCCGGCAGAAAAGGCGGCGTGCCCTGCATGACGCTGGAGTATGTCTTAAAACAGCATGGGATTTCTACTTCCGATCTGGATTTTGATACATCCGTGGAATTTGGCCTGATGGCAGGTGCATTTGCTGGCGGCACCGGCGACTACACGACGATGTTTGAACCAACTGCGACGATGATGGAGCAGGAAGGCTCGGCCTATATCGTTGCCTCTGTCGGCCAGGATAGCGGCGAGATTCCATATACGGCTTACTTCGCGCTCAAGAGCTATATCGATGAAAACGGCGAAACCGTTCAGAAGTTTACCAATGCCATCGCCAAAGCACAGAAATGGCTGGCTGAAGCAGAGCCCAGGGAAATCGCTGAGACGATTGCAGAGTTCTTCCCGGATACCGATCTGGAGGTGCTGGAGCAGGTTGCGGCACGGTATCAGGAGATCGACGCCTGGATGGGCGATCCGTTTATGACGGAGGATTCCTTCAACCGCTTGCAGGATGTCATGGAGGGCGCTGGAGAGCTTTCCAGCCGCGCGCCTTACAGTGAGCTGGTCAACAACAGTTTTGCAGAAAAAGCGATGAAATAG
- a CDS encoding ABC transporter permease — MFHRKEKTAPISPERALYLRQTKRRRFFINLTRVGILAALFGLWEIAGNLGWIDSFIMSQPSRILKSLTNLYENGDLLRHIGISCLETIVGFLLGTIIGTLIATALWWSSFLSRVMEPYLVILNALPKVALGPIFIVWVGAGPKAIIIMTLAISLIVTIMEVLNGFMATEEEKIKLMRVYGANKLQIFTKAVLPSNFITIINSLKINVGLSWVGVIMGEFLVSKAGVGYLIVYGSQVFKMDLVMTSVLLLAVAAALMYQVVLLLERKIIKNKV; from the coding sequence ATGTTTCATAGAAAGGAGAAGACCGCGCCTATTTCGCCGGAGAGAGCTCTTTATCTCAGGCAGACCAAACGGCGCCGCTTTTTTATAAACTTAACGCGCGTCGGCATTTTAGCCGCACTATTTGGCCTTTGGGAGATTGCGGGAAATTTGGGATGGATCGATTCCTTTATCATGAGCCAGCCCTCCCGGATTTTGAAATCTTTGACAAACTTATATGAAAACGGAGATCTTTTAAGACACATCGGCATCTCCTGCCTGGAAACCATCGTGGGCTTTTTGCTCGGGACGATCATCGGAACGCTGATCGCGACTGCGCTGTGGTGGTCATCTTTTCTCTCGCGCGTGATGGAGCCCTATCTCGTCATTTTGAACGCTTTGCCAAAAGTCGCCCTGGGGCCGATTTTTATTGTGTGGGTGGGCGCCGGCCCAAAAGCAATCATCATTATGACTTTGGCCATCTCCCTCATCGTTACGATTATGGAGGTGCTCAACGGGTTTATGGCAACGGAAGAGGAAAAAATCAAGCTGATGCGGGTTTATGGGGCGAATAAGCTTCAGATTTTCACCAAAGCTGTTTTGCCTTCCAACTTCATCACGATCATCAACTCGCTGAAGATCAACGTCGGGCTTTCCTGGGTCGGCGTCATCATGGGCGAATTTCTCGTCTCAAAAGCGGGCGTGGGCTATCTCATCGTCTATGGCTCGCAGGTCTTTAAGATGGATTTGGTGATGACAAGCGTATTGCTGCTGGCAGTTGCCGCGGCGCTCATGTATCAGGTGGTTCTCCTGCTGGAAAGAAAAATAATTAAGAATAAAGTTTGA
- a CDS encoding ABC transporter ATP-binding protein, with amino-acid sequence MKEVVNVSDVCLKYQSKNGEIEALSHVSFSINSGEYVSIVGPSGCGKSTLLSIIAGLLKPTSGQVFVENQIVEKPSPALGYMFQKDQLFSWRTVYQNVLLGLEIQRQKTPDNIAYVDKLLKEYGLYEFKDKFPDQLSGGMRQRAALIRTLACRPEILLLDEPFSSLDYQTRLAVADDIYQIIKNEKKTAIMVTHDISESISVSDKVVILSGRPARVKEVLDITFEEPARTPLTCRKYPEFQKYFNHIWKELDIHVS; translated from the coding sequence ATGAAAGAAGTTGTAAACGTTTCGGACGTTTGCTTGAAATATCAGTCTAAAAATGGAGAAATTGAAGCGCTTTCTCATGTCAGTTTTTCCATAAACAGCGGGGAATATGTGAGCATCGTTGGCCCAAGCGGATGTGGAAAATCTACGCTTCTTTCCATTATCGCAGGGCTTTTAAAGCCCACTTCCGGCCAGGTTTTTGTAGAGAATCAAATCGTAGAAAAACCCAGCCCGGCGCTTGGCTACATGTTTCAGAAAGATCAGCTGTTTTCCTGGCGCACTGTTTATCAAAATGTGCTGCTGGGCCTGGAGATTCAGCGCCAGAAAACGCCTGATAACATAGCATACGTCGACAAGCTTTTAAAAGAATATGGATTATACGAATTTAAAGACAAATTTCCTGATCAGTTGTCGGGGGGAATGCGGCAGCGGGCAGCGCTGATTCGCACGCTTGCCTGCCGCCCGGAGATTCTTTTGCTCGATGAGCCCTTCTCTTCGCTGGATTATCAGACGCGCCTTGCCGTTGCAGACGATATTTACCAGATCATCAAAAACGAGAAGAAGACTGCCATTATGGTAACGCACGATATTTCGGAGAGCATCAGCGTTTCGGATAAAGTGGTCATTTTGAGCGGGCGGCCTGCGCGCGTCAAAGAAGTGCTGGATATTACCTTTGAAGAGCCGGCTCGCACTCCCCTAACATGCCGTAAATACCCCGAATTTCAGAAATATTTCAATCACATCTGGAAGGAGCTGGATATTCATGTTTCATAG
- a CDS encoding ribonuclease J gives MKIIPLGGIGEVGKNMTVIEWEDNILVVDCGLVFPRQDMLGIDYVIPDITYLEKNKSKIKGFVLTHGHEDHIGATPYVLDKFNVPVYGTKLTLALVELKLSEHGVKQNNLRCVKEGDKVNCGVFEIEFIKVSHSIDDAVGLAIKTPAGMIVHTGDFKVDYTPTDGKIIDLNKFTQLGNEGVLALLSDSTNAERPGYTISEKAVGQTFERYFSEAKGRIIIATFASNIHRIQQVVDAAKKFNRKICLTGRSMVRIQKVATELGYLDIPEKMLIEIDDISSVRDNKIVVLTTGSQGEPMSGLVRMASGEHAKMEIKRGDTVIISSTPIPGNEKYVSDVINLLYRKGANVIYGSMAQVHVSGHACQEELKLMLSLVKPQYFIPVHGEYRQIYSHAALAESMGIKNKNIFISEIGKPIILHSKGIEIGESVPSGIVMIDGLGIGDVGSVVLRDRKLLSLDGLFVSIVAISRQTGEIVSGPEILSRGFVYMKEAENLLDEARAIVRETVEDCLYEDRLSDSANMKNRIRKALNTYLYTRTKRSPMILPVILEI, from the coding sequence GTGAAGATTATCCCGCTCGGCGGAATTGGTGAAGTTGGAAAGAACATGACTGTCATCGAATGGGAGGATAACATCCTCGTGGTCGATTGCGGTCTGGTGTTCCCCAGGCAGGATATGCTGGGCATCGATTATGTGATCCCGGATATCACCTACCTCGAGAAAAACAAGAGCAAAATCAAGGGATTTGTGCTGACGCATGGGCATGAAGACCATATCGGCGCGACGCCCTATGTATTGGATAAATTCAATGTTCCCGTTTATGGGACAAAGCTCACTCTGGCGCTCGTCGAGCTCAAACTTTCTGAGCACGGCGTCAAGCAGAATAACCTGCGGTGCGTGAAGGAAGGGGACAAAGTAAACTGCGGCGTATTCGAGATCGAGTTTATCAAAGTCAGCCACAGCATCGACGATGCCGTCGGCCTGGCGATCAAAACGCCTGCCGGCATGATCGTGCATACCGGCGATTTTAAGGTGGACTATACGCCTACAGACGGTAAAATTATCGATCTGAATAAATTTACCCAGCTGGGAAATGAGGGCGTTTTAGCCCTGCTTTCGGACAGCACCAACGCCGAGCGCCCGGGATATACCATTTCGGAAAAGGCAGTTGGGCAGACTTTTGAGCGCTATTTCTCCGAAGCGAAGGGCCGCATCATCATCGCAACCTTTGCTTCGAATATTCACCGCATTCAGCAGGTCGTGGATGCTGCAAAAAAATTCAACCGCAAGATCTGCCTCACCGGCCGCAGTATGGTGCGCATTCAGAAAGTGGCGACAGAGCTTGGGTATCTGGATATCCCGGAAAAAATGCTGATAGAGATAGACGACATCTCTTCTGTGCGCGATAATAAAATCGTCGTTTTGACGACGGGAAGCCAGGGCGAGCCCATGAGCGGCCTGGTGCGCATGGCCTCCGGCGAGCACGCAAAAATGGAGATCAAGCGCGGAGATACCGTCATCATCTCTTCCACACCGATTCCGGGCAATGAGAAATACGTCTCAGACGTCATCAATCTACTCTATCGGAAGGGTGCGAATGTGATCTATGGCTCCATGGCTCAGGTGCACGTCTCGGGACATGCCTGCCAGGAAGAGCTCAAGCTGATGCTTTCCTTGGTCAAGCCGCAGTACTTCATTCCCGTTCACGGGGAATACCGCCAGATCTATAGCCATGCGGCGCTGGCCGAGAGTATGGGCATCAAAAATAAGAATATTTTCATCTCGGAGATCGGCAAGCCGATTATCCTGCATTCTAAGGGGATAGAGATTGGCGAAAGCGTGCCTTCCGGCATCGTCATGATAGACGGCCTCGGAATTGGCGATGTGGGCAGCGTCGTTTTAAGGGATCGCAAGCTGCTCTCTCTGGATGGTCTGTTCGTCTCCATTGTGGCGATTTCCCGGCAGACGGGAGAGATCGTCTCCGGGCCGGAAATTCTTTCGCGCGGCTTCGTCTATATGAAGGAGGCGGAGAATCTTCTGGATGAGGCCAGAGCCATCGTGCGGGAGACGGTAGAGGATTGCCTCTATGAAGATCGCCTAAGCGACAGCGCCAATATGAAAAACCGCATCCGCAAAGCGCTCAACACGTATCTCTATACGCGCACAAAGCGCAGCCCGATGATTCTGCCGGTCATTCTCGAAATATAA
- a CDS encoding YlbF family regulator translates to MYIYDKAHELAAEIRQSAEFLEYKRLKDEVLADETTKSLVTQYKSLQFEGQAAIIAGQQPSEELLDKLKKLGEVLAFNAKVTEYFAAEYKFNTIVSDIYKIIGDACELNDGLFEKE, encoded by the coding sequence ATGTATATCTATGATAAAGCGCACGAATTGGCTGCGGAAATTAGGCAATCTGCCGAATTTCTCGAATACAAAAGGCTCAAAGACGAAGTGCTGGCAGATGAGACGACAAAAAGCTTAGTTACGCAGTATAAGAGCCTGCAGTTCGAAGGCCAGGCAGCTATCATTGCCGGCCAGCAGCCCAGCGAAGAGCTTTTGGATAAGCTCAAGAAATTGGGCGAAGTTCTGGCGTTCAATGCAAAGGTAACCGAGTATTTTGCCGCCGAGTATAAGTTCAATACCATCGTCTCGGATATTTACAAAATCATCGGCGATGCTTGCGAGCTAAATGATGGGCTGTTTGAAAAGGAATAG